One segment of Oscillospiraceae bacterium MB08-C2-2 DNA contains the following:
- a CDS encoding phosphoglycerate dehydrogenase, translated as MVNIRLLNKISPEGLAQLDSTKYACSEEGSTEDQGIILRSASMHDMDIPSHIRAIARAGAGVNNIPIDKCSQQGIVVFNTPGGNANAVKEMVMTGLLLSARKVYPGMQWVQTLKGQPEVPKLVEKGKGKFVGPELMGKKLGVIGLGAIGVLVCNLAHHFGMEVYGYDPYLSIDSALKLTRSVHRVNSLKEIYSNCDFITLHVPLGKETKGMINSQSIATMKHGVRIMNFSRGELVETQDILAALDEKNVYCYVTDFPNDDLLGHPGVLALPHLGASTPESEDVCASMAASQLRDFLENGNIKNSVNIPDLHMERTGGERVTLFHQNIPETLAKYTGVFASHNINIRNLINKSKGEYAYTVLDLDGHVPPAVLEQLEQAKGIIRVTLLK; from the coding sequence ATGGTTAACATTCGTCTTCTCAATAAAATCAGTCCGGAGGGTCTTGCCCAGCTGGACAGCACCAAATATGCCTGCTCGGAGGAAGGCTCCACCGAGGATCAGGGCATCATTCTGCGCTCTGCTTCCATGCACGATATGGATATCCCCTCCCACATCCGGGCCATTGCCCGGGCAGGGGCCGGTGTCAACAACATTCCCATTGACAAGTGCAGCCAGCAGGGTATTGTGGTGTTCAACACCCCCGGCGGCAACGCCAACGCCGTTAAGGAAATGGTTATGACCGGCCTTCTCCTTTCAGCCCGCAAGGTTTACCCGGGTATGCAGTGGGTGCAAACCCTCAAAGGGCAGCCTGAGGTTCCTAAGCTGGTGGAAAAAGGCAAGGGCAAGTTTGTGGGTCCTGAGCTTATGGGCAAAAAGCTGGGTGTGATTGGCCTTGGCGCCATCGGTGTGTTGGTTTGCAATCTGGCCCACCACTTTGGCATGGAGGTTTACGGCTACGACCCTTATCTTTCCATTGATTCGGCTCTCAAGCTGACCCGCTCGGTGCACCGGGTGAACAGCCTCAAGGAGATTTATTCCAACTGCGATTTCATCACCCTTCATGTGCCGCTGGGCAAGGAAACAAAGGGAATGATCAATTCTCAATCCATCGCCACCATGAAGCACGGGGTTCGGATTATGAACTTCTCCCGGGGCGAGCTGGTGGAAACACAAGATATTCTGGCTGCTCTGGATGAAAAGAACGTCTACTGCTATGTGACCGATTTCCCCAACGATGATCTGCTGGGGCATCCCGGTGTTCTGGCGCTCCCTCACCTGGGCGCTTCTACCCCCGAATCGGAGGATGTCTGTGCCAGCATGGCGGCCAGCCAGCTGCGGGATTTCCTCGAGAACGGCAACATCAAAAACTCGGTCAACATTCCCGATCTGCATATGGAGCGCACCGGCGGGGAGCGGGTTACCCTGTTCCACCAGAATATACCGGAAACGCTGGCCAAGTATACCGGGGTTTTTGCCTCCCACAACATCAACATTCGCAATCTGATCAATAAATCCAAGGGCGAATATGCCTATACCGTTTTGGATCTGGATGGCCATGTTCCGCCCGCTGTGCTGGAACAGCTGGAACAGGCCAAGGGAATCATTCGGGTGACCTTGCTGAAATAA